The region ACCAGAGCTAGGGTTATATAGTTTCTCTAAAGCATTTATAGATAAATTACTAGAACATCCGCAACTTTTGGGGCGTTTTAACGGTATTGAAACATTGAAAATTGGTTTAAAAAATGAAGGCACTATTTACGATGCAGTTCTTAACGAGATACCCAAACTTACAACCTTAAAAAAAATAGAAATTGAAGGAGAATTTGAGCAGTTGCCAGAAAATTTAGGCGAACTTATTCAGCTTAAAAAAATGTTGCTTACCCTGCCAAATTTAAAGCAAATACCAGCTTCTATAATACATTTAAAATCTCTAAAAAAGCTTACTATTAAAGGTGCTTATCGCTTTGGTAATCGTAATTTAAATACACATTTAAACGATTTTTGTTGGCTTGCAGGTCTAGACCAATTAAAGGTTTTAAAGTTACATTATGTAGGTGTTCAAGATTTATCTCAAGTTACATTTCCATCTGCTTTAAAAGAAATAGAATTTTTTGGTTTAGACGAGCTCACTACGTTACCTAAAAATTTGAGTTATTTAACCAAATTAAAACGGTTTAGACTAATGTCGGAAAGCATCACTACTTTGCCAAATGGTTTTGAAGATTTACCCAAATTAGAAATGTTTGAACTTATTGCTCCTAAAATAGATACCATATCTGCGGCTTTATTTTTTGGAGATGCTTCTAAACCTAAATTAGTTACAAAAATTGGCAATAGTAATATTAACATTGCTCCAATGACTGCCGAATCTCAACAAGAAGCGATAGACATAAACACCCCTAAACTATTTAACTACGTACTAGATAACGCAGCGTTTTTCCCTCATATAAAAACCATTACAGTTAATTGCAAAGCACCTGAAACGAAACACCAACCCACTTTAGCTGCATTTACAAGTTTACAACACATTAATTATAAGCTAGAACCTAATTTTGAATGGATTTTTGATGGTCTTAACGCTTCTAAAACTTTAGAGACCATTACCATCTTTAAAAATACCTCTTATGCAATACCTGTTAATGAACAACCGAATTTAGCGGTGATTCCGAAAGGACTTTCAGAACTAGAAAACTTAAAACACTTAACCATTCAATTTGATAATCATTTGGTACTACATACCGATGTTTTACCCAAACAAATGGAACAACTTACCCTGAAAGGCCTAAAAGAAATCACTGCAGGACACACTGCTTTTACTGCAAAAAATGTGTATGTAGAACATACGCCAATTACAAATTTAAAGTCGTTTTATAACCTTATAAATGCAGAAAATTTAGACTTAGGTAAACTAAATTCTTTTGTAGAAGACGATTCCGATTTTACATTCTTAAAAAAGCCTGAAACAATAAAAACCTATCACTACAGTGGTCCGGCTAAATATGTAGAAGGCTTATTAAAAGCTTGTTCGAATTTAGAAAGTTTGACACTAGATTTTCCTGAAGATAAGCCAGCGTATTACAAAGCACTTTCGGCATATAAAAATTTGAATTTAAAAAAATTAGAAATTCAAAATTATAAAGGAGATAGCTTGGCTTTAAAAGCACTATTAAAGCAAGTTCCTAATTTAGAATATTTAGAGTTAAGAAGCTGTGAAGGACTTACTGAGTTTCCGAATGTAAACTTAGAGCACTTAAAAATTATGGTGTGCTTTGAATGTGATATACAACGTATTTCGGGTTTAAATGCACCACAAATTGAAGCCTTGAAAGTGAGTTTTTGTAAAGATTTTGATTATGATGCAACATCCTCCGTAGCACAGTGGAAAACCTTAAAATATCTTTGGTTAGAACACATTAGTGATACAATGAAGTCCTACCCAAAAGCCATTTCAAAATTAAATTTAGAATCTTTTTTAATCACTGGAAAATATAGCGAAAGACAAATTCCGGAGTGGATTGGTACGATGACAAGTTTGCGGGTTTTAGGTATAGAAGGTTTTAAGCAACCGGCGTTACCGGAAGCATTAGCCGCTTTAACCCAACTTAAAGTTTTAAGTATTTCTGGTTGTGTGTTTTCTGAGCCCGTTTCTGAAGCTTTTAGAACACTTCATTTAGATACTTTTATTTACTGGACATCGAAGTTTTCAGGAAGTAATATGAAATTTGAAATTTACGAACCCTTGGTGGGAAAATTGGTGCCACAAAGATATTTTGAAGATAAAGACCGTTATGGTCCTTTTAAAGTCTAGTGCATATTGAAAATAAAAAAGTCATTTCCGGAGAAATGACTTTTTGGATTAATTAAAATGTGTACTAAAAAATTACATAAATAGTAATTGTGTAAGAATATAAATAGGTAATAAGATAATTAATGAGAATTTAAGCATATACCCAAAGAAACTAGGCATTTTTATACCGTGATCTTCAGCAATAGATTTCACCATAAAGTTAGGGCCGTTACCAATATAAGTTAAAGCACCAAAGAATACGGCACTCGTTGCAATTGCACTAAGTATTTTTTCTGCCACATTTGCCACTATAGGAATGCCTTCTGCAACAGGAATGCTAGATGCAACACTATGAAAGGCTACAGCAGTAGGCGTGTTATCTAAAAAGGCACTTAATATACCTGTAGCATAATAAAATTGCCAGGCTTCTGTTAATCCCATATCTGGAGCATGCTGTCTTAGATAAATAAGTGTAGGTGTCATGGTAATGAATATACCAATGAAAACTACGGCAACTTCAACAATTGGTCCCCAAGAGAATTTGTTTTTTGATCGTGTTTTTTCAGGCGTTGTAAAGTAGGCTAAAGCCGTAAACAAGATTAGTACAAATTCACGTAAATGTGCGAGCCAAAACGGTGCGTGTTCTTTACCCATTTCAGGAATCATATCATGATTTATAAAGGCTACAGATAAAATAACACCTAATAAATACACAAAGTTTAGTGTTCCAACAATTCGAATAGGTTCAATTTCTCGAGCATCGGCAGATAGGTTTTCAGCAGGTTCTTTTTTATAGTAATATGTATCCATTATAAAATAAATCACAAGTAATAATATACCTGTAAATGCCCACTCTGGTATTAAGCTAAAAAACCAAGTAAAACTTGCGCCTCTTAAGTAAAGCATAAGTAATGGTGGGTCTCCAAGCGGAGTTAGTAGTCCACCACAATTGGCAACTGCTGCAATAAAAAATAAGATGGTATGTACATTATATTTTCTTTGGTGATTAACAGATATTACGGGACGTATTAATAGCATGGCTGCTCCAGTGGTCCCCATAAATGACGCTAATAGATAGCCAATACCCAGAAACATAGTATTAATCCATGGTTTAGCTTTGATGTCACCGCTAAGATGAATGCCCCCAGTAATGACAAAGAGTGAAGTTAGTAGGACAATAAAAGGGAAATAATCTCCTAAAATTTGATGTTTTAAGGGCTCTAATAGCCCCATGTGTATTAAATAATAAATGGTTGGTATACTTAAAATGATAGATACCAAAAATTTGTT is a window of Formosa sediminum DNA encoding:
- a CDS encoding sodium:proton antiporter, whose protein sequence is MLLLHTSTELVQQIPLWPSIPFFIILLAIAVGPLIAEEWWENNRNKFLVSIILSIPTIYYLIHMGLLEPLKHQILGDYFPFIVLLTSLFVITGGIHLSGDIKAKPWINTMFLGIGYLLASFMGTTGAAMLLIRPVISVNHQRKYNVHTILFFIAAVANCGGLLTPLGDPPLLMLYLRGASFTWFFSLIPEWAFTGILLLVIYFIMDTYYYKKEPAENLSADAREIEPIRIVGTLNFVYLLGVILSVAFINHDMIPEMGKEHAPFWLAHLREFVLILFTALAYFTTPEKTRSKNKFSWGPIVEVAVVFIGIFITMTPTLIYLRQHAPDMGLTEAWQFYYATGILSAFLDNTPTAVAFHSVASSIPVAEGIPIVANVAEKILSAIATSAVFFGALTYIGNGPNFMVKSIAEDHGIKMPSFFGYMLKFSLIILLPIYILTQLLFM
- a CDS encoding leucine-rich repeat domain-containing protein, encoding MPKPTETPGFNFFEIETSFEAIKASTNYPEAFYYEIFVIAKSTANKEIRTECTQLIKKQAPEALQLAFKSRKKLTQNGGTKSVNARLISILEYGLLSEDLDLFKLYTLIYKKPELGLYSFSKAFIDKLLEHPQLLGRFNGIETLKIGLKNEGTIYDAVLNEIPKLTTLKKIEIEGEFEQLPENLGELIQLKKMLLTLPNLKQIPASIIHLKSLKKLTIKGAYRFGNRNLNTHLNDFCWLAGLDQLKVLKLHYVGVQDLSQVTFPSALKEIEFFGLDELTTLPKNLSYLTKLKRFRLMSESITTLPNGFEDLPKLEMFELIAPKIDTISAALFFGDASKPKLVTKIGNSNINIAPMTAESQQEAIDINTPKLFNYVLDNAAFFPHIKTITVNCKAPETKHQPTLAAFTSLQHINYKLEPNFEWIFDGLNASKTLETITIFKNTSYAIPVNEQPNLAVIPKGLSELENLKHLTIQFDNHLVLHTDVLPKQMEQLTLKGLKEITAGHTAFTAKNVYVEHTPITNLKSFYNLINAENLDLGKLNSFVEDDSDFTFLKKPETIKTYHYSGPAKYVEGLLKACSNLESLTLDFPEDKPAYYKALSAYKNLNLKKLEIQNYKGDSLALKALLKQVPNLEYLELRSCEGLTEFPNVNLEHLKIMVCFECDIQRISGLNAPQIEALKVSFCKDFDYDATSSVAQWKTLKYLWLEHISDTMKSYPKAISKLNLESFLITGKYSERQIPEWIGTMTSLRVLGIEGFKQPALPEALAALTQLKVLSISGCVFSEPVSEAFRTLHLDTFIYWTSKFSGSNMKFEIYEPLVGKLVPQRYFEDKDRYGPFKV